A genomic region of Caulobacter sp. NIBR2454 contains the following coding sequences:
- a CDS encoding GNAT family N-acetyltransferase — MSFDPNLTLETERLLLRIPRSEDLESWAAMMADEEVARFIGGAMGREQTWRVMAAVTGSWVLQGFSMFSVVEKETGRWIGRIGPWRPEGWPGTEIGWGLSRESWGKGYAVEAAVACMDFAVDVLGWTDIIHTIDPENVGSQKVAQRLGSANRGASRLPPPLDGYKVDGWGQTAEQWRARRAGR; from the coding sequence ATGAGCTTTGATCCGAACCTGACGCTTGAAACCGAACGGCTGCTGCTCCGCATCCCGCGCAGCGAGGATTTGGAGTCTTGGGCGGCGATGATGGCGGACGAGGAGGTCGCCCGCTTCATCGGCGGCGCCATGGGCCGCGAGCAGACCTGGCGGGTGATGGCGGCGGTGACCGGCTCATGGGTCCTGCAAGGGTTTTCCATGTTCTCGGTAGTCGAGAAAGAAACCGGTCGCTGGATCGGTCGCATCGGGCCGTGGCGGCCCGAAGGTTGGCCGGGGACCGAGATCGGTTGGGGGCTTTCGCGGGAGTCTTGGGGCAAGGGATACGCGGTCGAAGCCGCCGTCGCCTGCATGGACTTCGCCGTGGATGTGCTCGGCTGGACCGACATCATCCACACGATCGATCCGGAGAATGTCGGCTCGCAAAAGGTGGCCCAGCGCCTGGGCTCCGCCAATCGCGGAGCCTCGCGTCTGCCGCCGCCTCTGGACGGGTACAAGGTCGACGGCTGGGGCCAGACGGCGGAGCAGTGGCGCGCCCGGCGGGCTGGCCGCTAG